A window of Garciella nitratireducens DSM 15102 genomic DNA:
ATCCTAGCTAACGTTTTTAGAAAATAAATAAGATCATAAATATAAAAATAGATTCTTAATAGTTATTTATCGTTTAAATCATAATAATATGTTATTAAAATATAAATCCAAATTTATAGCTTAAGAATTTTTGGACTTTTTATTTCCATGGTACCATATAATAATAATAGAATTTTCTATAAAAATTTGGTATTGGAAATTTGTTTCTTATTATTAATAATAACAAAGATAATAGGGAATGATTTTTTAATACCGCTCTAATTCTATAATATTTAAAAGTTTTAGGAGGGATGAAATTGGAAAATACAAAAAGAAGACCCTTTGGTTTTTATGTGTGTTCATTAGCTTTTACATTGGAAAGGTTTTCATTCTATTCTGCTAAATGGTTGGTTGCAGTATTTGTAACTGCTAAAGTAGTAGATGGTGGCCTTGGGCTTACTGCTGGAGATGCAGCAAAAATGTCTGCAAATTTAGTTGCTTTTACTTATCTTGCACCATTAATTGGAGGGATTATATCCGATCGTATTATAGGTGCTAGATATCTTGTGCCAATTGGAATGATTCTAATAGGAGCAGGTTATTTAGTGGGATGGCAGGCATCAAGTGCTTTAATGATTAATCTAATGATTACTCTGGTAGCTATTGGTACTGGATTATTCAAATGTCAGACGAATGCTATTACAGGTAGACTTTTTAATGATCCAAGGCAACTCGATTCTGCATTTTCTATTCAATACTCTTTTGTCAATATAGGTTCTTTTATTGGGACAACAATTATTGGATTGCTTGCAGGGATAAAAGGATATTCGTTTTGCTTTTTAATTTGTGCAATTATAATGTTTATTAATGCTGCATGGTTTATTTTTGGATGGAGATTTTTAGGAGAAGCTGGGAAAAAACCATTCAAAATTGATGAACATAAAGAGATAAAAGGCAAAAAACAAGTAGAAGAAAAGAAACCTCTTACAACCATAGAGAAGAAAAGAGTAGCTGCTATTATTTTGGTATCTTTCTTTTCTATAATATTTTGGGTATTTTGGTACCTAGCATACATGCCTGTATACTTTTATTGGGGTGGAGATAATGCAGCTGCTAATTGGATGATAGGAAATTTTCAGGTTCCAACAGCTTGGTTTGATTCATTAAATGCATTAGCATGTATTACTCTCGGACCAGTTCTTGGAGCATTATGGGCAAAATTAGCTAAAAGGCCTCAAGGAGATCTAAGTATGTTTAAGAAAACCTCTTTGGGAATGCTGCTATTAGGGGTATCTTATGTTATATTTGTAGTAGCTGATATTACAAGAGGAAACAATCTTGCATCTCTTGCTTGGATTATTGCATTTGGTATCGTGTTATCCTGTGGTGAAATGGTATTCTCACCTCTTGGAAACTCTTTTATTAGTAAATTTTCTCCACCTAGATTATTATCAAGAATGATGAGTGTTTGGACACTTGCGATTTTCTTTGCAGGAAAATCTTATGGATGGATATATGAATTTACATTAAAATTTAACTTTTCTACTGTATATCTTATAATAGCTGCTATTATTATTTTAGCTGGAATTATTCTTTGGAGTTTAGATAAAAAATTAAATAATCTAGTTATAAATAATGAGGAATCAGACAATCAGGCTAGCATCTCATAAATATATTAGGAGGAATCAATATGAATGTAAAAAAATTAAATAGAATACTAGAATCAATGAAAAATCATAATATTCCACAAATGATCATTTCTGATCCTACATCTATTTTCTATTTAACAGGAAAATGGATTATTCCGGGAGAAAGATTATTGGCATTGTATTTAAATATTAATGGAAATCATAAAATTATTATCAATGAATTGTTTCCACAGGAGGAGGATCTAGGCATAGAAATTGTATGGTATAACGATATTCAGGATGGAGTTGAGATTTTATCTAAATTTATAGAAAAAGATAAAGCGATAGGAATTGATAAGACATGGCCTTCTAAATTTTTGTTAAGATTGCAGGAACTTGGTGGAGGAAGTAAATTTGTAAATGGTTCTTTAATTGTTGATTATGTAAGGATGATTAAAGACGAAGAAGAAATAGCCCTTTTAAAGGAATCTTCAAGGCGGAATGATCTTGTAATGGAGGAATTGATTCCTTGGGTAGGAAGAGGTTTCACCGAAAAAGAATTAAATGCTAAGGTAAGAGAAATTTATAAAAAATATGGAATTAATCAAGTATCTTTTGATCCAATTACGGCATATGGGAAAGGAGCAGCAGATCCACACCATATAACAGATGATTCAAAAGGAAAATATGGAGATTGTGTTGTTCTTGATATTGGAGGAATCTATAAAAATTATGCATCAGATATGACAAGAACTGTATTTATTGGTGAAATTTCTGAAAGACAGAAAGAAATCTATGATATTGTTCTACAAGCAAATTTAAGAGGAATTGCAGCTGCAAAGCCTGGAAATAGAATGTGTGATGTAGATTTGGCTGCAAGAGGTTATATTGAAGAAAAAGGATATGGAAAATATTTCACACATAGAACAGGACACTCTTGTGGGTTAGAAGATCACGAGTTTGGCGATGTTTCTTCTATAAATAAAGATATCATTAAGCCAGGGCAATGCTTTTCTATTGAACCAGGGATTTATCTTCCACAAGAAGAAATAGGAATTCGTATTGAAGATCTAGTCATTATCACTGAAAATGGTTGTGATGTATTGAATCAATATACAAAAGATATAATTATTGTTCCTGAAGACAAATAGAGAAGAGGAGATTATATCCATGAAGATTATGGAAGGTTATATGCCGTATTTAGAATACAAAACTTATTATCGGATAGTAGGAGAATGTAAAGGAAATAAAAAACCTTTGGTTTTATTACATGGAGGTCCAGGGTCTACTCATAATTATTTTGAAGTACTTGATAAAGTAGCAGAAGACGGACGTGCACTTATTATGTATGACCAACTGGGATGTGGACTATCCGCAACACCTTCACGCCCTGATTTATGGCATGCAAAGACATGGATTGAGGAATTAATTCAACTACGCAAATATTTGGGATTAGATGAAATTCATCTATTAGGACAATCTTGGGGAGGAATGCAGACAATTCAATATGCTTGTGAATATAAACCAGAAGGAATTAAGAGTTATATATTATCTAGTACTTTACCATCTGCAGCATTATGGGAAAAAGAACAACGCAGAAGAATTAGATATCTTCCACAGAAAATGCAGGATGCCATTGCAAAAGCAGAGAAAACCAATGATTATTCGTCAAAAGAATATAAGGAAGCAGAAGCAGAATTTATGTTTCGTTATTGTGCAAGTCCCGTAGAATCAGATTCTCCGGAATGTTTAAGAAGAGAAAAAATTTCAGGAACACAAGCTTATATAATTGCATGGGGACAAAATGAATTTACTCCATCTGGTACATTAAAGGATTTTGATTTTTTAGAAGAAATTCAATATATTCAAGAGCCTTGTTTAATTATTAGTGGTTTAGTCGATCTTTGTTCTCCACTTATTGCAAAAACAATGTACGATAGGATTCCTAACTCAAAATGGGAATTATTTGAGTTTAGTCGTCATATGCCTTTTATAGAAGAAAATGAAAAATATATAAAAGTACTTAATAAGTGGTTAAATGAGAACGATTAATCAATTATAAGAATAAAATAATAATGACATTACAATAGAGTTAAATAATTGGAAACGCTTTGATAGTATAAGATGAAAGCGAGGAATAAATATGGGTGAAAATAAAAAAGATATAATTTCAAAACTAAGAATGATTATGGAAAAAGAAGGTTTGGATGCTTACATTATTCCATCTTCAGATAATCATCAAAGTGAGTATGTAGGAGAATTTTTTAAGGCAATAGCCTATGTATCAGGTTTCACTGGTGAGGCTGGAACAATTGTCATTACAAAGGATGAAGCAGGACTTTGGACTGATGGTAGATTTTTTTTACAGGCCGAGTATCAGCTTAAAGGAAGTGGAATTAAACTTTTTAAAATGGGTATCCCAAATGTACCTACTATATTAGAATATTTAGAAACTAAAATCCCTAATAATGGGAAAATAGGATTTGACGGGCGCCTTATTAGTATGAAAGAAGGAGAAGAGTTAGTTTGTCGACTTGCTAATAAGAATATAATGGTTGAGCATCATTACGATCTTGTCAGTGCAGTTTGGAAAAATCGTCCTAAATTATCGAATAAACCTGTTTTTATTCTTGAAGAAAAATATTGTGGTGAAAGTAGAACATCAAAATTACATAGGGTAAGAGATGTTATGAAACAAGTTGGGGCTAATTATCATATTATTATGACCTTAGATGATATTGCATGGCTGCTTAATATACGTGGAAGTGATATTATGTATTCTCCACTGGTGCTTTGTTATGCAGTTATTTCCATGGAGAGAGTGTACTTGTTTATTGAAGAAAGTCGACTTGATATTAAAGTTAAGGAAGATCTAACTAAGGATGGTATAGTATTAATGCCTTATAATGATATTTATAATTACGTTAAAGGTTTTGAGAATCAAGATAAAATACTCATAGACCCAGATCGTATCAATTATGCTTTATATAAAGATATTCCAACTTATACAGAAAAAATACAAAAAGAAAATCCTACTGTTTTATTTAAATCTATTAAAAATTCTGTGGAACTTGCTAATTTAGAAAAAGCTCACATTAAAGATGGAGTTGCTATTACAAAGTTTATGTATTGGTTAAAAACAAATATAGGAAAAATAAAAATTACAGAAATGAGTGCTTCTGAAAAGTTAGAAGAGTTTAGAAAAATGCAGGATAATTATTTATGGCAAAGCTTTGAGCCAATTTGTGCTTTCAAGGAACATGCTGCTATGATGCATTATACTTCTACACCAGAAACAGATGTAGAACTGAAAGAAGGATATTTCTTTTTAACGGATACTGGTGGAAATTATCTTGAAGGTTCAACGGATATTACAAGAACAATTGCTATTGGTGAAGTGAGCAAAGAACTTAAATATCATTTTACAACGGTGCTCAGAGGTATGATTAATTTAGCACGCGCTAAATTTTTATATGGATGTAAAGGATATAATTTAGATGTATTAGCTAGGGAACCTATATGGAATTTAGATATGGATTATAAATGTGGAACTGGTCATGGTGTTGGATATTTGCTAAATATACATGAAGGACCTAGTGGGTTTCGGTGGTATGTTGTACCATCCAAACATGAAACTCATACATTAGAAGAGAACATGGTTCTGACCGATGAGCCAGGTATTTATATAGATGGATCTCATGGTATTCGTTTAGAAAATGAACTTGTGGTTAAAAAGGGTGTTAAAAATGATTTTGGGCAATTTATGCACTTTAATGTCCTAACATATGCTCCAATTGATTTGGATGGCATAGCCCTAGAATATCTTAATTATGATGAAAAGTTATATTTAAATAATTATCATAAATTAGTGTATCAAAAATTATCTTCTTACTTAACTGATGAAGAGAGGGATTGGTTAAAGAGGTATACAAGAGAAATTTAGAATTAATGGGTGCCCCCCAAAAGCAAAAAATATAAAAAATATAAAAGCAAAAAATGTTGGCAAGCAAAAGCCAACATTTTTTTGTTGTAAAAAAGGAAAGTAAAAATCAATCTATAAAATTTTAGAAAATTTTGATATAATATATTTTTAGTGATTCACAAACACATTAATATAGACTTTATAAATTTGAAAATATGGAGAGATATGATGGAAAAAAAGAATCAACAACATTATGGACTATTTACAGCCACTACTATGATTATTGGAATTGTTATAGGTTCTGGTATATTTTTTAAGGCAGATGATGTATTAAATTATACTGGAGGAAGTGTGCTTTTAGGAGCATTGGTATTTTGTATTGGAGCATTTAGTATTATATTTGGAAGTTTAACTCTTACCGAGCTTTCCGTTCGAACCAAAAAAAGTGGTGGAGTTATTGGATATTATGAAGAGTTTATTTCAAGAAAAATAGCAGCTGGTTTTGGATGGTTTCAGACCTTTGTTTACTATCCAACAATTATTGTAGTAGTTTCTTGGGTGGCAGGTGTTTATACTTCTACCTTATTTGGAATGAATGCTAGTTTAGAGGGACAAGTATTTATCGGACTTATTTATATGATTTTTATTTATGTAATAAATTTTTTATCTCTGAAATTAGGAGGATATTTTCAAAATTTAACCACTGTTATAAAATTAATTCCTCTTTTGGGAATTGCGATTATTGGATTTTTCTGGGGAGATCCCAATCCTAAAATTCCTATAGGGGTAAAGGCTATTTCTAAAAGTGATGTAGGATTTAAGTGGATTGCAGCTTTAGCTCCTATTGCCTTTTCCTTTGATGGGTGGATTGTAGCACCTAGTATTACTGATGAAGTAAAAAATCCAAAAAGAACAATGCCATTAGCTTTAATTATTGGACCAATAGTTATTTTAAGTGTATATCTTCTTTATTTTTTAGGGCTAAATAATATGTTGGGTCCTGAATATGTTATGTCATTAGGAGATAATGCAGTAAACAAAGTAGGAGAATTACTACTAGGCATTCATGGAGATAAGATTATTTTGATCTTTATTATTATTGCTGTTTTAGGAGTAGTAAACGGAGTGACTTTAGGTAGTTTAAGAATGCCCCAGGCTCTTGCTAGCAAAAATATGATTCCTGGTGGGGAAAAAATAGCTACCATTCATCCAAAGTTTCACTTATCCATTGGATCCTGTCTTGTTTCTTTTATAGTAACTTTAATATGGATGGGAATTCATTATATTACTCAAAAGACTGGAGTTTTAGGGCAAAGTGATATTAGTGAAATTTCTATTGTGTTTAGTTATATATGTTATATTATCTTATATGTGAAAGTATTTATAATGAAAAAGAAAGGTATTGTAAGGAGTAAGTTTAAAGGAATAATTTGTCCTATACTAGGGATATTAGGATCTATGATTATTTTAATAGGAGGAATTACATCCAATCCTACCTATGTTCCTATTTTTATTGGATTTTGTTTGGCAATATGTATAGCGGGTTATTTATTTTATAAAAATAAAAACATTTAAACAATACTATAAAGGACAGGATATAAATATCCTGTCCTTTTATTATAAAAATAATAAAAATTTATGTTGCTTCTAAATAGTTTTTAAGATTAAAATTTTCTTACTATTTTGAGTACGAATAACTTTTTTACTTTTAATATAAAATTTTAATAAGTTCATAAAGTTCACGAAAGGATATTAGGTAAATTTTTCTAGAGTATGCATAGTATAGTGTACATATATTTAAAATAAAATTAATATTATAAAAATAAAAGCTTTTTTAAAAAGGTTTTACAAATATAATGTATAATATAAATAATAGTAATTCAAAAATTTATATTTTCTGAATGTAATAGTTTACAAAAAAGGGGAGGTTTTAAAATGTATCAAGTGGATTTAAACAGTGATATTGGAGAAAGTTTTGGAAATTATAAATTGGGGTTGGATGAAGAGGTAATAAAGCATGTTTCTTCTGTGAATGTCGCATGTGGATGGCATGCAGGAGACCCTATGGTAATGCAAAAGACAGTAGAGCTAGCAGTAAAAGAAAAAGTAAGTTTAGGGGCACATCCCGGATATCCTGATTTAATAGGATTTGGGAGAAGAGAGATGAAGGTAACTTTTGAGGAAGCAAAAAATTATATTAAGTATCAGATTGGTGCTTTATGGGCTTTTGTGCAAGGCAAAGGGATAAAACTACAGCATGTAAAACCACACGGGGCTTTTTATAATATGGCTGCGAAGGATAGAGAATTAGCGATGGCTATTGCTCAAGGAATTTATGAGGTAGATTCAGATTTCATCTTAGTGGGGCTTGCTGGTAGTGAACTTACAAAGGCTGGAAAAGAAGTAGGGCTTAAAGTAGCTAATGAAGTATTTGCTGATAGAGCTTATAATCCAGATGGTTCATTGGTTTCTCGTAAAAAAGAAGGAGCAGTGATTCATGATGTGAAGGTTGCCATTTCTAGGGTATTGAGAATGGTGAAAGAAGGTAAGGTAGAAGCTATCAATGGAGAGGATATTTTTATCCAAGCAGATACCATTTGTGTCCATGGGGATAATCCACAAGCAGTTTCTTTTGTAAATACTATAAGAAATGCTTTACAAAAAGAAGGAATTGAAGTTACTTCTATGGGAAGTTTTATCAAGTAAAAACTTAAAAATAAATAAAAAGGAGAAAGAGAATGGAACATATAAAAGATAAAAAATCGAATATCATAGTATTAATGGGAGCTGCTTTTCTTATGGCTACCTCAGCCATTGGCCCAGGATTTTTAACACAAACAGCTACTTTTACAGAGCAGTTTCAAGCTAATTTTGGATTTGTGATTCTCGTCTCTATTATATTGACCATAGGCGTACAATTAAATATTTGGAGAATTATCGGAGTTTCAGGGATGAGAGGACAAGATATTGCAAATAAGGTATTGCCTGGATTAGGTTATTTTATAGCAGCTTTAGTCGCTTTAGGAGGGCTAGTATTTAATACGGGAAATGTTGGTGGAGTAGCCTTGGGGTTAAATGTTATGTTGGGTTTAGATACTACAATAGCTACTATATTAGGAGGAATACTGGGGATTTGTGTTTTTTTATCTAAAAATGCAAAGGCTATAATAGATAAATTAACTAATATTTTAGGAATTATTATGATTATTTTAGCAGGAATTGTAGCAATTTCAAGTCATCCACCTATGGGGGAGGTAATTTCGAAAAGCTTCGTTCCTGATGATATTAAGAAATTAATCTTTCCTATTATTACTTTAGTAGGAGGAACAGTAGGGGGATATATTACTTTTTCTGGAGGACATCGTTTAATCGATGCAGGAATTACTGGAAAGGAAAATCTAGGAGAAATAAATAAAAGCGCGGGAATGGGAATTGGAGTAGCTTCTTTAATGAGAATTTTTTTCTTTTTAGCAATTTTAGGTGTTGTTTCAAAAGGAACTTCTCTAGATCCTAAGAATCCAGCAGCAGATGCATTTTTATATGCGGCTGGTCCTATTGGATATAAAATTTTTGGAGTGGTTTTATTCTCTGCTGGTATTAGTTCTGTTATCGGTGCTGCTTACACATCAGTATCCTTTTTAAAAACATTAAATAAAACCATTGAAAAATATGAAAATAATTTTATTATTGCATTCATTGCTTTATCTACTTTAATTATGACATTCATTGGGCAACCTGCTATGCTATTAGTTTTAGCTGGTTCTGTAAATGGTCTTATATTACCAATTACTTTAGGAACGATTTTGATTGCGTCTAGAAGGAAAGAAATTGTAGGAGATTATAAACACCCTATCTGGTTAATTATATTTGGAATATTAATTGTGGTTATTACTGCTTACTCTGGTTTATCTTCCTTAACTCAAATTACAACATTATTCTAATAGATAGATCAGATGAATAAGATTTTATCTAAATTTTAGAAAGTATGCCAAGAAACTTACTATTACTTTATTAGGGGGATTTTTATGTATGATAAAATAAAATATCTCCAAGCAGGAGATCAGGCTGTTAATATAGAGTTTGGAAATGAGATTTCTGAAGAAATTAATAGAAAAATTAGAGCAATGACTTTGACAATAGAAAAAGAAAAAATAGAGGGAATTGTTGAAGTAGTTCCTACATATCGTTCATTAATGATTCATTATAATCCATTAAAGGTAGAATATAAGAGATTAATTAATAAATTGAAAGAATTAGAATCTAATTTAGAAAATATTGATTTACCTGCTCCTGAAGTAATCGAAATTCCAACGTTATATGGTGGAGAGTATGGACCAGATATAGAGAAGGTTGCTAGTTACAATGAACTTTCTATAGAAGAAGTTATTCAAATTCACAGTTCTAAAGAATATTTGATTTACATGTTAGGATTTACTCCAGGATTTTCTTATTTAGGAGGAATGGATCAAAGAATTGCTACTCCTAGACTTTCATCTCCTAGGACAAAAATACCTGGAGGGTCAGTAGGAATTGCAGGAAAACAAACGGGAATTTATCCTATAGATAGCCCGGGAGGTTGGCAATTAATTGGAAGAACTCCTCTAAAATTATTTGATCCCCAATCTAAAAATCCCATTTTATTAAAAGCTGGAAATTATGTAGTTTTTAAACCTATTGGAAAAGAAGAATATGAAAGAATTAAGAATCAAGTAGAAAGGAGAACTTATTGTTGCCATTGCTATTCTAAAAAAGATTGGGGGGATTTTCATGGGAAAAATTAAGATAATTCAGCCAGGACTTATGACTACTGTACAAGATTTAGGAAGATATGGATATCAGCAATTTGGGGTATCGGTTTCTGGAGCTATGGATTCTATTGCTACAAGATTGGCAAATATTTTAGTGGGAAATAGAGAAGAGGAAGGGTTATTAGAAATTACTATGGTGGGGCCAGAAATAGAATTTTTAGATTCTATGATTATTGCAATTACTGGAGGAGATTTACAGCCGATAGTAAACGATCAACCTATTAAAATGAATAGGAGCGTATTAATAAATCCAGGAGATTGTTTAAGGTTTCAAGGAATAAAAAAAGGTTGTAGAAGTTATATTGCTTTTGCAGGAGGGGTAAAAGTACCTGTTATTATGGGTAGTAAATCTACTTTTGTTAGAGCGAAGGTAGGAGGATATAAAGGAAGAGCATTACAATCAGGAGATATTCTTGATATAGGGGAGCCTACTAATTCTTTAGAATATTTGGTGGGAAGAGAAGTTAAGAAAGATTTTTATGATTATGGGAGTAATCCTATAGAAGTGAGAGTGATATTAGGACCTCAAGATGATGCTTTTACTCAAGAGGGAATGCAAACATTTTTTAATGGAGAATATATTGTTACCAATAAATTTGATAGAATGGGATATACTTTGGAAGGAGAAAAAATTGAGCATAAAGAAGGGGCAGATATTATTTCTGATGGGATTTCAATGGGAGCGATACAGATACCGAATCAAGGAACTCCTATTATTATGATGGCAGACAGACAGACAACGGGAGGATATACAAAAATAGGAAATGTGATTACTGTGGATTTACCTAAGATAGCTCAAGCAAAGCCAGGAGATAAAATTTTTTTTAGAAAATCTACTTTAGAACAAGCACATCAATTGATAAAACAACAAGAGAGTAAAATTCAAAAATGGAAACAACAACTCGATACTTTGAAAAAAGAAGTTATTTCTACGAGAAAATTCCATTTAAAAATTAATGAGATTGTTTATGATGTAAAGGTACAAGAATTAAAAAATGAATAAGATAAAAAGGCTATTGTAAAATTTAAGAGTTACAGTAGCCTTTATCTTATTTATTTTACTCTTTTTGTAAATTTTATATTGCATTTAGGACAACGAATGATCACCTTTCCTGAGCCTTTAGGAATTCGCAAGGTTTGTCTACATTTTGGACATTTATAATATCGATATGT
This region includes:
- a CDS encoding NRAMP family divalent metal transporter, with protein sequence MEHIKDKKSNIIVLMGAAFLMATSAIGPGFLTQTATFTEQFQANFGFVILVSIILTIGVQLNIWRIIGVSGMRGQDIANKVLPGLGYFIAALVALGGLVFNTGNVGGVALGLNVMLGLDTTIATILGGILGICVFLSKNAKAIIDKLTNILGIIMIILAGIVAISSHPPMGEVISKSFVPDDIKKLIFPIITLVGGTVGGYITFSGGHRLIDAGITGKENLGEINKSAGMGIGVASLMRIFFFLAILGVVSKGTSLDPKNPAADAFLYAAGPIGYKIFGVVLFSAGISSVIGAAYTSVSFLKTLNKTIEKYENNFIIAFIALSTLIMTFIGQPAMLLVLAGSVNGLILPITLGTILIASRRKEIVGDYKHPIWLIIFGILIVVITAYSGLSSLTQITTLF
- a CDS encoding aminopeptidase P family protein, which translates into the protein MGENKKDIISKLRMIMEKEGLDAYIIPSSDNHQSEYVGEFFKAIAYVSGFTGEAGTIVITKDEAGLWTDGRFFLQAEYQLKGSGIKLFKMGIPNVPTILEYLETKIPNNGKIGFDGRLISMKEGEELVCRLANKNIMVEHHYDLVSAVWKNRPKLSNKPVFILEEKYCGESRTSKLHRVRDVMKQVGANYHIIMTLDDIAWLLNIRGSDIMYSPLVLCYAVISMERVYLFIEESRLDIKVKEDLTKDGIVLMPYNDIYNYVKGFENQDKILIDPDRINYALYKDIPTYTEKIQKENPTVLFKSIKNSVELANLEKAHIKDGVAITKFMYWLKTNIGKIKITEMSASEKLEEFRKMQDNYLWQSFEPICAFKEHAAMMHYTSTPETDVELKEGYFFLTDTGGNYLEGSTDITRTIAIGEVSKELKYHFTTVLRGMINLARAKFLYGCKGYNLDVLAREPIWNLDMDYKCGTGHGVGYLLNIHEGPSGFRWYVVPSKHETHTLEENMVLTDEPGIYIDGSHGIRLENELVVKKGVKNDFGQFMHFNVLTYAPIDLDGIALEYLNYDEKLYLNNYHKLVYQKLSSYLTDEERDWLKRYTREI
- a CDS encoding M24 family metallopeptidase encodes the protein MNVKKLNRILESMKNHNIPQMIISDPTSIFYLTGKWIIPGERLLALYLNINGNHKIIINELFPQEEDLGIEIVWYNDIQDGVEILSKFIEKDKAIGIDKTWPSKFLLRLQELGGGSKFVNGSLIVDYVRMIKDEEEIALLKESSRRNDLVMEELIPWVGRGFTEKELNAKVREIYKKYGINQVSFDPITAYGKGAADPHHITDDSKGKYGDCVVLDIGGIYKNYASDMTRTVFIGEISERQKEIYDIVLQANLRGIAAAKPGNRMCDVDLAARGYIEEKGYGKYFTHRTGHSCGLEDHEFGDVSSINKDIIKPGQCFSIEPGIYLPQEEIGIRIEDLVIITENGCDVLNQYTKDIIIVPEDK
- a CDS encoding peptide MFS transporter: MENTKRRPFGFYVCSLAFTLERFSFYSAKWLVAVFVTAKVVDGGLGLTAGDAAKMSANLVAFTYLAPLIGGIISDRIIGARYLVPIGMILIGAGYLVGWQASSALMINLMITLVAIGTGLFKCQTNAITGRLFNDPRQLDSAFSIQYSFVNIGSFIGTTIIGLLAGIKGYSFCFLICAIIMFINAAWFIFGWRFLGEAGKKPFKIDEHKEIKGKKQVEEKKPLTTIEKKRVAAIILVSFFSIIFWVFWYLAYMPVYFYWGGDNAAANWMIGNFQVPTAWFDSLNALACITLGPVLGALWAKLAKRPQGDLSMFKKTSLGMLLLGVSYVIFVVADITRGNNLASLAWIIAFGIVLSCGEMVFSPLGNSFISKFSPPRLLSRMMSVWTLAIFFAGKSYGWIYEFTLKFNFSTVYLIIAAIIILAGIILWSLDKKLNNLVINNEESDNQASIS
- the pepI gene encoding proline iminopeptidase, producing MKIMEGYMPYLEYKTYYRIVGECKGNKKPLVLLHGGPGSTHNYFEVLDKVAEDGRALIMYDQLGCGLSATPSRPDLWHAKTWIEELIQLRKYLGLDEIHLLGQSWGGMQTIQYACEYKPEGIKSYILSSTLPSAALWEKEQRRRIRYLPQKMQDAIAKAEKTNDYSSKEYKEAEAEFMFRYCASPVESDSPECLRREKISGTQAYIIAWGQNEFTPSGTLKDFDFLEEIQYIQEPCLIISGLVDLCSPLIAKTMYDRIPNSKWELFEFSRHMPFIEENEKYIKVLNKWLNEND
- the pxpB gene encoding 5-oxoprolinase subunit PxpB, with the protein product MYDKIKYLQAGDQAVNIEFGNEISEEINRKIRAMTLTIEKEKIEGIVEVVPTYRSLMIHYNPLKVEYKRLINKLKELESNLENIDLPAPEVIEIPTLYGGEYGPDIEKVASYNELSIEEVIQIHSSKEYLIYMLGFTPGFSYLGGMDQRIATPRLSSPRTKIPGGSVGIAGKQTGIYPIDSPGGWQLIGRTPLKLFDPQSKNPILLKAGNYVVFKPIGKEEYERIKNQVERRTYCCHCYSKKDWGDFHGKN
- a CDS encoding biotin-dependent carboxyltransferase family protein, yielding MGKIKIIQPGLMTTVQDLGRYGYQQFGVSVSGAMDSIATRLANILVGNREEEGLLEITMVGPEIEFLDSMIIAITGGDLQPIVNDQPIKMNRSVLINPGDCLRFQGIKKGCRSYIAFAGGVKVPVIMGSKSTFVRAKVGGYKGRALQSGDILDIGEPTNSLEYLVGREVKKDFYDYGSNPIEVRVILGPQDDAFTQEGMQTFFNGEYIVTNKFDRMGYTLEGEKIEHKEGADIISDGISMGAIQIPNQGTPIIMMADRQTTGGYTKIGNVITVDLPKIAQAKPGDKIFFRKSTLEQAHQLIKQQESKIQKWKQQLDTLKKEVISTRKFHLKINEIVYDVKVQELKNE
- a CDS encoding APC family permease yields the protein MEKKNQQHYGLFTATTMIIGIVIGSGIFFKADDVLNYTGGSVLLGALVFCIGAFSIIFGSLTLTELSVRTKKSGGVIGYYEEFISRKIAAGFGWFQTFVYYPTIIVVVSWVAGVYTSTLFGMNASLEGQVFIGLIYMIFIYVINFLSLKLGGYFQNLTTVIKLIPLLGIAIIGFFWGDPNPKIPIGVKAISKSDVGFKWIAALAPIAFSFDGWIVAPSITDEVKNPKRTMPLALIIGPIVILSVYLLYFLGLNNMLGPEYVMSLGDNAVNKVGELLLGIHGDKIILIFIIIAVLGVVNGVTLGSLRMPQALASKNMIPGGEKIATIHPKFHLSIGSCLVSFIVTLIWMGIHYITQKTGVLGQSDISEISIVFSYICYIILYVKVFIMKKKGIVRSKFKGIICPILGILGSMIILIGGITSNPTYVPIFIGFCLAICIAGYLFYKNKNI
- a CDS encoding LamB/YcsF family protein; protein product: MYQVDLNSDIGESFGNYKLGLDEEVIKHVSSVNVACGWHAGDPMVMQKTVELAVKEKVSLGAHPGYPDLIGFGRREMKVTFEEAKNYIKYQIGALWAFVQGKGIKLQHVKPHGAFYNMAAKDRELAMAIAQGIYEVDSDFILVGLAGSELTKAGKEVGLKVANEVFADRAYNPDGSLVSRKKEGAVIHDVKVAISRVLRMVKEGKVEAINGEDIFIQADTICVHGDNPQAVSFVNTIRNALQKEGIEVTSMGSFIK